The genomic stretch GCCTCATCCCTTTAGGATATTTAATCAAAACCATTCTTGGCTTTTCTTCGCCAAAGATCGCTTCTGCAATTTTATAAATAAGATCTTCTGTCAAACGCACTCCGCCATTATTGTAATACTTTGTTTCGATGAGCATTTTTGATCACTTTGTTATTGGGTTTTTTAATGTTTTTATTTTGATTTTAAAAAACAGATAAAAAAACATGAATTTAAAACAATGAAAGCAGCCTAACAGCTGCTTATAGAACAAGACATCCAGCAACCAAATATTTCATTCATAGGCTAAAGAATACAGGGCAACTATATAAATTTTTTCAATAACTTTATAAATCAGCCCACTTTTCCCTGCTTCATTACCAAAACTGTGAGGTTATAAAGACGCAGCAAATTCTGCTCGTTTATGGTAATTAAGCTGAACAAACAGGTGAATAATATGACAACTGAAGAATCGTTTTTAGTTCCGCAGGACATTTATCTGAAATCAGGAATACATATAGGAACAAAATTCAAAACAAAATATATGGAGCAGTTCATCTACAAGACAAGGCCTGATGGATTGTCAATCTTAAACTTACAAAAAATAGACGAAAGAATAGCGGCTGCTGCAAGGTTCCTTGCCCAATTCGCTCCTGAAGATATAATTGTTGTTTCAAGAAGGGAAAATGGATGGAAGCCAGTTAAGATTTTTGGCGATATGACTGGAGCAACAGTATTTGCAGGCAGATACCCTCCAGGAATGCTCACCAATCCTCAGCTGGAGATCTATAGGGAAGCAAAAATGCTGCTCGTCACAGATGCATGGCCTGACAGAAATGCTGTTATGGATGCCATCAAAATCGGAATTCCGGTTATTGCATTATGCGACACAAATAATCAGTCTAATTTCATTGATTTGGTTGTTCCGTGCAACAACAAAGGTAAGAAAAGCCTGGGCCTTTTGTTCTATATATTGACAAGAGAGTACATGAAGCTTAGGGGCATTATAAAAAGCAGCGAGGAATTCACCAAAACAGCGGATGACTTTACAGAAGAGTAGCTTTTATAATTCCTTCATTTTTTATTTCGAAGCACACTTCTTTTCCTTCTTTTATTGATCTGTGCTTTTGCAGAACTGCTTTTCTGCCAAAATTGTCTTTTCTTAGTTCAATCAGGCATTTGCTCCCGTATTTCATTATGTCGCCGCCAACCATATTTACTTTTGTCTTGTCTTCAAAATCCGCATAAACCTGATTAGTTAACAGAACAGGTATATTTTTATCGCGCGCAATCTCGCTGAGAAAAGAGATCTGCTGGACAAGCGCATTATTTACATTATAGCCGTTTTCAGCTGATGCGAGCTCCAGCCTGTAAAGCATTGAAATTGTGTCAACAATAACCAGCCCTATTTTTTCGTTTATAATGTCTTTTAACTTTTCAAAAACTTCTTTTTGCTGGATAAAATTCATCGGCTTCAGAAACAGGATGCCATTAAGTATATTTTCATAATCAGAAGTTATCTGCTTGAATCTTTCAACAGAAAACCCGCCTTCGCTATCAATAAAAATTACTTTCTTGCCTTCTTTTACAACACTTATTGCAGCAAGCATGCACGAGCATGTCTTCCCTGAGCTTGCCGGGCCATATAAGGTTGTTATTATGCCTTTTTCATAGCCACCTTCCAGAAGAAGATCAAGAGCATCAGAGCCTGTGCTTAGGATGTTTTTCATGAGCATATAAATGCAGCATCATTTATTAATTTTGCCCTTAAACCACGAAATAGTTTCTTTTAACCCTTTCTCCAACTCACAACCTGCTTTCCACCCAAGCTCTTTTTCAGCAAGCTTAACATCGAGGTAGATCCTATACACTTCGCCAGGAATTGCTGCTCCATGACTTGCTTTTGCATCTTTGCCGAGAAGCTTCTTTACTGCATTAAAAAGCTCATTAACAGATGTTTCTTTTCCTGCCCCTATATTGAAAATCTTCTCTTTTGTATTTCTTTCAAGCGCCATTAAATTAGCTTTTGCAACATCCTTCACATAAACAAAATCCCTGGTTTGATCCCCATCGCCATTTATAATGCATTCTTTTCCATCGAGCATATTATTCAAAAAAATTGCAACAACTCCTGCTTCTCCATTCGGATCCTGCCTTGGCCCGTAAACATTGGAATAACATAAGGCAGAGTAATCAATTCCAGCATCGCTGCAAAAAACCCTTAATAAATGCTCTGCAGCATATTTTGAAACCCCGTAAGGTGAAATCGGCGAACATGGATGTTTCTCATCGCAGGGCAGGTATTTAGGCTCTCCATATCTTGCCCCTCCAGAACCGGCATAAACAACTTTCTTAACTTTATATTTCTTGCAAAGAAGGAAAACATTAGCGCTTCCAATCATATTAACACGGGCATCAAAAATCGGATCTTCCATTGATTTCCTGACGCTTACCTGAGCAGCCTGATGAATTACGAAATCTGGTTTTTCCCTGCTGAAAACTTCATCCAGTTTTTTTTCATCCAGAATATCAACATTATAGAAAACTGCTTTTTCATTTATATTTTCTTTAACGCCAGCTGACAGATTATCAACCGCTGCAACATTATAGCTATTTTCAGCCAATAAATCAACTATGTGGCTGCCTACAAATCCTGCTCCGCCAGTTATAAGCACAGTCTTCATAAGCCTTGATTTTCAGCGCTTTATATATATTTTTCTAAAATTATTTAAAGTAAGGCTTACCTATGCACTATATGGAGATAAAGAAGCATGTTTGGGTGTTGATTGCCATCTTCATCATTATACTAGGCATAAGGCTGTTTTTTGCATTCTCCACTCCTCACTTCTCATCAAGCGAGGCATATTTCAATTTAAAAGAGATTGAAAAAATAAGGCAAACCTGGCTGCCGTCATTCTATGATGATCTCAGCTTTTCAGGAAAAACAAATGTTTATCTGCCGACTTTCCATTACATAATTGCCTTTTTTGCCCTCGTCATGCCATTAACCCTTGCTGCAAAACTAATTCCAAACATAGCTGCAGCATCTCTGGTTTTCGTAGTTTTCCTTTTAGCAAAGAAATTCACAAAGAATAACAAGGTGTCATTGCTGACTGCATTTATCTCTGGCTTTATTCCGATATTCTTCAAGCAGACAATAAACAGCATTTCCATCTATTCTTTTGTTATTCCGCTGCTGTTCCTTGCCTTTTATTTCTTTATGCAGGTTACTGATAATAAGAAATACCTGCCTCATTATCTTTTTCTCATGGTGCTGCTGACATTCCTATATCCGACAATGCTTTTATTTGTATTCGCCCTTGTCATTTATTTGATTTTCATGTTCATTGAGAGGATGAAATTAAGCAGGTCTGAGCTGGAAATCTCCCTCTTTTCATTGTTTTTTGCATTCTGGTTTTATTTTATCTTCTTCAAAAAAGCTCTTTTAATGCACGGCATAATGGTGGTTTGGCAAAACATACCTATGCAGATACTGAGAGATTATTTTGCAAGCGTAAATATACTTGAAGCAATTTATAAAATAGGCATAATTCCTTTCATTTGCGGGATCTATGTAATATACAGGTATCTTTTCAGGGAGAAAAACAGGCAGATATACCTGCTTACAGCATTTGCAATTTCAGTTTCTCTCCTCTTATGGCTGAGATCTATACAGCTCGACATAGGGCTGATTTTTTTAAGTGTAACCTTGCTTGTTTTATTCAGCCAATTCTATAGGGATTTTCTCGATTATATCAAAAAAACGAAATTTGCAAAATATGAGAATTATGCCTTTATTTTAATTGTGCTCTTATTGTTTTTATCATCTGTGCTGCCCTCCGTTTCTTATGCTTATTCGGAAATTAAAAATACGCCAAGCGCAGATGAAATAAATGCTCTTCTCTGGCTGAAATCAAATACTCCTGAAAGCAGCGTAATTCTTGCGTCAGTGAATGAAGGCACAATGATAAATGCAATCGCAAAAAGAAAAAATGTGGTTGACACAAATTTTCTGATGATTGAAAACAGCGCTGAAATATTTGATGACGTGAAGAACATATTCACTGCAAACTCGGAAATAACTGCATTAGAGCTTTTAAATAAATACAATGTTAATTACATATTTTTTTCAGAAGAAGCAAAAAAAGAATTCAAAATAGAAAGTTTAAATTTCATAGAAGAAAGATGCTTTGAATTGGTCTATAACAATTCTGTTCAGGTATACAGGCCGTTATGCGCGGTGGAGGAAAAATGAAGCTGACAGAAAGGAATTCCTTGCTTCTGCTTTTAATAGCAGCAGTTCTCATATTGGCGCTTCCGCAGGTAATCAGGTATTTCTTTTATGATGGCATTATGATTGGCACGAGGCCTTATTATGAAGCAAGAATGGCATTGGCAATTGCAGAACAAGGCATACCCTCGCAGGACAATATGGTTTTTTCGCCAAAGCCCTATATCTTCAATCCCTATCACGTGATTTTATCTAAATTATCCTTCATCGATGTAGAATTGATTTCAAAAATAATGCCATTTATCGCAGGAATTCTGTGCATCATTTTATTTTATTTAATTCTGAAAAAA from Candidatus Woesearchaeota archaeon encodes the following:
- the rpsB gene encoding 30S ribosomal protein S2, whose protein sequence is MVIKLNKQVNNMTTEESFLVPQDIYLKSGIHIGTKFKTKYMEQFIYKTRPDGLSILNLQKIDERIAAAARFLAQFAPEDIIVVSRRENGWKPVKIFGDMTGATVFAGRYPPGMLTNPQLEIYREAKMLLVTDAWPDRNAVMDAIKIGIPVIALCDTNNQSNFIDLVVPCNNKGKKSLGLLFYILTREYMKLRGIIKSSEEFTKTADDFTEE
- the radB gene encoding DNA repair and recombination protein RadB, with amino-acid sequence MKNILSTGSDALDLLLEGGYEKGIITTLYGPASSGKTCSCMLAAISVVKEGKKVIFIDSEGGFSVERFKQITSDYENILNGILFLKPMNFIQQKEVFEKLKDIINEKIGLVIVDTISMLYRLELASAENGYNVNNALVQQISFLSEIARDKNIPVLLTNQVYADFEDKTKVNMVGGDIMKYGSKCLIELRKDNFGRKAVLQKHRSIKEGKEVCFEIKNEGIIKATLL
- a CDS encoding NAD-dependent epimerase/dehydratase family protein, with protein sequence MKTVLITGGAGFVGSHIVDLLAENSYNVAAVDNLSAGVKENINEKAVFYNVDILDEKKLDEVFSREKPDFVIHQAAQVSVRKSMEDPIFDARVNMIGSANVFLLCKKYKVKKVVYAGSGGARYGEPKYLPCDEKHPCSPISPYGVSKYAAEHLLRVFCSDAGIDYSALCYSNVYGPRQDPNGEAGVVAIFLNNMLDGKECIINGDGDQTRDFVYVKDVAKANLMALERNTKEKIFNIGAGKETSVNELFNAVKKLLGKDAKASHGAAIPGEVYRIYLDVKLAEKELGWKAGCELEKGLKETISWFKGKINK